In Mastigocladopsis repens PCC 10914, a single window of DNA contains:
- a CDS encoding DUF362 domain-containing protein, whose amino-acid sequence MTYKITSKCISCKLCLSACPTGAIKIVDAHHWIDSNLCTNCNGTAYSVPQCVASCPTYDGCVKEGEDYWDSWFTTYDKVLAKLTKKQDYWDNWYNFYSQKFSLAVQKNQHQASEVKA is encoded by the coding sequence ATGACATACAAAATTACCAGCAAGTGCATTTCCTGCAAACTGTGTCTCTCTGCCTGTCCCACAGGCGCAATTAAAATAGTTGACGCTCACCACTGGATTGACTCTAACCTCTGCACAAACTGTAATGGAACTGCTTACAGTGTCCCTCAGTGCGTCGCTAGTTGTCCCACCTACGATGGTTGCGTCAAAGAAGGTGAGGATTATTGGGACTCCTGGTTTACCACTTACGATAAAGTCTTAGCGAAGTTAACAAAAAAACAAGATTATTGGGATAACTGGTATAACTTTTACTCCCAGAAATTCTCTCTTGCAGTGCAGAAGAACCAGCATCAAGCATCGGAAGTAAAAGCTTAA
- the nifB gene encoding nitrogenase cofactor biosynthesis protein NifB: MTQSTGLVTHPGAEPTPTKAKSSGCGSGCGSDSSTTVEMDERLQQRIANHPCYSEEAHHHFARLHVAVAPACNIQCNYCNRKYDCANESRPGVVSELLTPEEAAHKALVIAGKIPQLTVLGIAGPGDPLANPEKTFRTFELIAEKAPDIKLCLSTNGLMLPEYVDRIKQLNIDHVTITINMVDPEIGAKIYPWVHYKRKRYRGIEGVKILHEKQMEGLQALKEADILCKVNSVMIPGINDEHLTEVNKVIRSKGAFLHNIMPLISAPEHGTHFGLTGQRGPSPKELKQVQDSCAGNMKMMRHCRQCRADAVGLLGEDRSQEFTKDKFMDMTPEYDLQKRQEVHAGIAKFQEELKAAKEKTVETRHGASLQNSPKILVAVATKGGGLVNQHFGHVKEFQIYEVDGNDARFVGHRKVDHYCQGGYGEKATLDNIIQAIADCKAVLVSKIGDSPKEKVHKAGLQTVEAYDVIEKVALEFYQQYLQEQEK, translated from the coding sequence ATGACACAGTCAACAGGACTCGTTACACACCCAGGTGCAGAACCTACACCAACCAAAGCAAAATCCAGTGGTTGCGGCAGCGGCTGTGGCAGCGACAGCAGCACCACAGTGGAAATGGATGAAAGACTTCAACAACGTATTGCCAATCATCCCTGCTACAGCGAAGAAGCTCATCACCACTTCGCAAGATTGCACGTTGCCGTCGCCCCAGCCTGCAACATTCAATGCAACTACTGCAATCGCAAATACGACTGCGCTAACGAAAGCCGTCCTGGAGTGGTGAGCGAATTGCTTACCCCAGAAGAAGCAGCGCACAAAGCTTTAGTGATTGCAGGCAAGATTCCTCAATTGACCGTGTTGGGAATTGCAGGTCCTGGCGACCCACTGGCAAATCCAGAAAAAACTTTCCGTACCTTTGAGTTGATTGCCGAGAAAGCGCCAGATATCAAGCTTTGTCTGTCAACGAATGGTTTAATGCTGCCCGAGTATGTAGACCGCATCAAACAACTCAATATCGACCACGTTACTATTACCATTAACATGGTAGACCCAGAAATTGGGGCAAAGATTTATCCTTGGGTTCACTACAAGCGCAAGCGTTATAGAGGCATCGAAGGAGTCAAAATTCTGCACGAAAAGCAGATGGAAGGATTGCAAGCCCTCAAGGAAGCGGATATTTTGTGCAAAGTCAACTCGGTGATGATTCCGGGAATTAATGACGAACACCTGACAGAGGTGAATAAGGTTATTCGTTCCAAAGGCGCATTCCTTCACAATATTATGCCGCTAATTTCCGCACCGGAACACGGCACCCACTTTGGTTTGACTGGTCAGCGCGGTCCCTCTCCCAAAGAACTCAAACAAGTGCAAGATAGCTGCGCTGGTAATATGAAAATGATGCGTCATTGCCGCCAGTGTCGCGCCGATGCAGTCGGTCTTTTGGGTGAAGACCGTAGCCAAGAATTTACCAAAGATAAATTCATGGACATGACCCCAGAATATGACCTCCAAAAACGCCAAGAGGTTCACGCAGGTATTGCGAAGTTTCAAGAAGAACTAAAAGCAGCCAAAGAAAAAACTGTAGAGACGCGCCATGGCGCGTCTCTACAAAACAGCCCAAAAATCCTAGTTGCTGTGGCGACTAAGGGTGGCGGATTGGTGAATCAGCACTTTGGTCATGTTAAGGAATTCCAGATTTACGAAGTCGATGGTAATGATGCCCGCTTTGTTGGTCATCGCAAAGTTGACCACTATTGCCAAGGTGGATACGGAGAGAAAGCCACTCTAGACAATATCATCCAAGCGATCGCTGATTGTAAAGCGGTGTTGGTTTCTAAAATTGGCGACAGTCCCAAGGAAAAAGTACATAAAGCTGGTCTACAAACAGTCGAAGCTTACGACGTTATTGAAAAGGTTGCTTTGGAATTTTACCAGCAATATTTACAGGAACAAGAGAAATAA
- a CDS encoding NAD(P)-dependent alcohol dehydrogenase translates to MKAVVIRRYGSPEVLQYEEVEPPKIKPNELLVKVHASCVNPVDWKIRKGMLKFITGNKFPMILGFDLSGEVVEVGSQVTRFKPGDAIYGNVGLLGGAYAELAAIPEKSTALKPINMSYEEAASLPVTALTALQSLRDLGNIQPGQSVLVNGASGGVGIFAVQIAKALGVQVTAVCSTKNIELVKSLGADRIIDYTQQDFTQDSAQYDIVLDAVAKQSFSSCRKVLKPNGIYVTTLPSIESLVQSILTTFIPGQKAKIILETPKSQDLVYLKELIEAGKIRSVIDRTYPLQQLAAAHAYSETERAVGKIAITVGSK, encoded by the coding sequence ATGAAAGCAGTCGTTATTCGTCGGTATGGTTCCCCTGAGGTGTTGCAGTACGAAGAAGTGGAACCACCGAAAATTAAGCCTAATGAGTTACTTGTAAAAGTTCACGCCAGTTGCGTAAATCCAGTAGATTGGAAAATCCGCAAGGGAATGTTGAAATTTATCACGGGTAACAAATTCCCAATGATTTTGGGCTTTGATTTGTCGGGAGAGGTGGTAGAAGTTGGCTCACAAGTGACTCGCTTCAAGCCAGGAGACGCAATTTACGGAAACGTTGGTTTATTAGGAGGAGCTTACGCAGAACTTGCAGCTATCCCAGAAAAGAGCACTGCTCTTAAACCCATAAACATGAGCTACGAAGAAGCAGCCTCTCTACCTGTAACAGCCCTGACAGCCTTGCAATCCCTGCGAGACTTGGGAAATATCCAACCAGGACAATCCGTCCTTGTCAACGGCGCTTCTGGCGGGGTGGGCATTTTTGCAGTGCAAATTGCCAAGGCTTTAGGTGTACAAGTCACGGCAGTTTGCAGTACAAAAAATATTGAATTGGTGAAATCTTTGGGAGCAGACCGCATCATCGACTATACACAACAAGACTTTACCCAAGATTCGGCACAGTACGACATTGTTCTGGATGCGGTTGCAAAGCAGTCTTTTTCCAGTTGCAGAAAAGTTTTGAAACCTAACGGAATTTACGTGACGACACTTCCCAGCATTGAAAGCTTAGTGCAGAGTATCCTGACAACGTTCATTCCTGGTCAAAAAGCCAAAATCATCTTAGAAACGCCTAAGAGCCAAGACCTGGTTTACCTAAAAGAGTTGATTGAAGCTGGTAAAATCCGCTCGGTGATTGACCGCACTTATCCCTTACAACAACTAGCCGCCGCTCACGCATATAGCGAAACTGAGCGAGCCGTAGGCAAAATTGCTATTACTGTTGGGAGTAAATAA
- the cysE gene encoding serine O-acetyltransferase: MQQPFDHIRNSKIAKTPDCNHSNRMLSGISFEPILTDFRIIFERDPAAHHWLEVLCCYPGFHALGLHRVAHWLHRRGVAFIPRFISHLGRFLTGIEIHPGAEIGKGVFIDHGMGVVIGETAVVGDYTLIYQGVTLGGTGKESGKRHPTLGKNVVVGAGAKVLGNIQIGDRVRIGAGSIVLRNVPDYCTVVGVPGRIISHKQDEHSPLEHGKLPDLEASVIQCLLERVEQLEQKLQTLTSQIKEKELVTKER, from the coding sequence ATGCAACAACCCTTCGACCACATTAGGAATTCAAAGATTGCAAAAACGCCAGATTGTAACCATTCCAATCGAATGCTTTCAGGCATTTCTTTTGAGCCAATATTAACTGATTTTCGCATCATCTTTGAGCGAGATCCGGCAGCACATCATTGGCTGGAGGTACTGTGTTGCTATCCTGGATTCCATGCACTGGGTTTGCATCGTGTTGCCCATTGGTTACATCGCCGTGGAGTGGCTTTTATCCCCCGCTTCATTTCTCACTTGGGACGGTTTCTGACAGGAATTGAAATTCATCCTGGTGCAGAGATTGGCAAGGGCGTGTTTATTGACCACGGTATGGGTGTTGTGATTGGCGAAACCGCTGTTGTGGGAGACTACACACTGATTTACCAAGGTGTCACCCTCGGCGGAACTGGAAAAGAAAGTGGTAAGCGCCATCCTACCTTAGGCAAAAACGTCGTTGTGGGAGCAGGTGCGAAAGTCTTAGGCAATATTCAAATTGGCGATCGCGTCCGCATCGGTGCAGGTTCGATTGTTTTACGAAATGTTCCTGACTATTGCACTGTTGTGGGAGTCCCAGGTCGCATTATTTCCCACAAGCAGGACGAACACTCTCCCTTAGAACACGGAAAGCTACCCGATTTAGAAGCAAGCGTGATTCAGTGCTTGCTAGAACGTGTCGAACAACTTGAACAAAAGCTGCAAACTTTGACAAGTCAAATAAAGGAAAAAGAATTGGTGACAAAGGAACGTTAA
- a CDS encoding Asr1405/Asl0597 family protein gives MLQPCNFQASDEHIVQIPVSARWQIYHRLQELMIKSWCLPDGSLRVQVNNCLTAILVRSTVLQFMASRQELIDLLERCWQL, from the coding sequence ATGTTGCAACCGTGTAATTTTCAAGCCTCAGACGAGCATATTGTGCAGATTCCTGTAAGCGCACGCTGGCAAATCTATCACCGCTTGCAAGAGTTGATGATTAAAAGTTGGTGTCTCCCTGACGGTTCTTTGCGGGTGCAAGTGAATAATTGTTTAACAGCGATTCTCGTCCGCAGTACGGTACTGCAATTTATGGCAAGTCGCCAAGAATTAATTGATTTGTTAGAAAGATGTTGGCAGCTTTGA
- a CDS encoding DUF2949 domain-containing protein, translating into MANEHKDINFIVFLQNEMSLSKRDIAVALRKHELENGPLAMLLWQYGLVDIEQLGRILDWLENQA; encoded by the coding sequence ATGGCTAACGAACACAAAGACATAAATTTTATTGTGTTTTTACAAAATGAAATGTCACTTTCAAAAAGGGATATTGCTGTAGCATTACGCAAACACGAGTTAGAAAATGGACCCTTAGCAATGCTTCTTTGGCAATATGGTTTAGTTGACATAGAACAGCTAGGACGGATTTTGGATTGGTTAGAAAACCAAGCTTAA
- the nifV gene encoding homocitrate synthase, translated as MNQVLINDTTLRDGEQAAGVAFNLEEKVAIAKFLDVIGVHEIEVGIPAMGQEETRAISAIAELDLQAKLLGWNRAVISDIQASIACGLKRVHIAIPVSGIQIAAKFHGQWRITLQQLKDSISFAVDKGLWVAVGGEDSSRADENFLLDVAHYAQEWGASRFRFCDTVGILDPFSTYTKVKRLVTALLIPVEVHTHNDFGLATANALAGIKGGALSVNTTVNGLGERAGNAALEEVVMALKRIYGVNVGLETPRLLELSRLVAAASGCNVPPWKAIVGENTFAHEAGIHAHGVLQNPTTYEPFAPEEVGWERRLVVGKHSGRHLLSSVLQQHGIFLNSQETQSVLDAVRQESVQKKRSLSVQELLNLVREQQRYSHAVR; from the coding sequence ATGAATCAAGTCCTAATAAATGACACGACACTGCGTGACGGTGAACAAGCAGCAGGAGTAGCCTTCAACCTAGAAGAGAAAGTTGCGATCGCCAAGTTTCTTGATGTGATCGGCGTTCATGAAATAGAAGTCGGTATTCCGGCGATGGGTCAGGAAGAAACACGAGCGATATCGGCAATTGCTGAGTTGGATTTGCAAGCTAAATTGCTTGGCTGGAACCGCGCTGTGATATCGGATATTCAGGCTTCTATAGCCTGTGGTTTGAAGCGAGTGCATATAGCAATTCCCGTCTCTGGAATCCAAATTGCTGCCAAGTTTCACGGACAGTGGCGAATAACTTTGCAACAACTTAAAGACAGTATTAGCTTCGCTGTTGATAAAGGTCTTTGGGTCGCAGTAGGAGGAGAAGATTCTTCGAGAGCTGATGAAAACTTCCTCCTAGATGTAGCACATTATGCCCAAGAGTGGGGTGCATCTCGGTTTCGCTTCTGTGACACAGTAGGCATTCTCGACCCCTTCAGCACATACACCAAAGTAAAACGATTGGTGACGGCTTTGTTAATTCCCGTAGAGGTACATACCCACAATGATTTTGGTCTAGCAACTGCTAACGCTCTTGCGGGTATTAAAGGTGGAGCCTTATCAGTGAATACAACAGTGAATGGGTTGGGTGAAAGAGCTGGAAATGCCGCTTTAGAAGAAGTTGTCATGGCTCTCAAACGTATCTACGGCGTTAATGTAGGTCTTGAAACTCCTCGTTTGTTAGAACTGTCTCGACTTGTTGCGGCGGCATCAGGGTGCAATGTACCGCCTTGGAAGGCAATTGTGGGTGAAAATACCTTTGCTCACGAAGCAGGTATTCATGCTCACGGCGTACTGCAAAACCCCACAACTTACGAACCGTTTGCTCCCGAAGAGGTAGGGTGGGAGCGGCGTTTGGTTGTGGGTAAGCATTCTGGTCGGCATTTGTTGTCTAGTGTGCTACAGCAGCACGGTATTTTTTTGAACTCGCAAGAAACTCAATCTGTCTTGGACGCGGTACGACAAGAGTCAGTACAGAAAAAACGCAGCTTAAGTGTGCAGGAACTATTGAATTTGGTACGAGAACAACAGAGGTATTCTCATGCGGTTAGATGA
- a CDS encoding nitrogen fixation protein NifZ produces the protein MRLDELEMNQPPAFEIGAKVRARKMLKNDGTFAGQEIGAILAKKGDIGYIVSVGTFLQTSYIYAVHFLDSTGFVVGCRKNELELVESDS, from the coding sequence ATGCGGTTAGATGAATTAGAGATGAACCAGCCACCCGCTTTTGAAATCGGTGCTAAAGTCCGCGCTCGCAAAATGCTTAAGAACGACGGTACTTTTGCCGGTCAAGAAATCGGAGCTATCTTAGCGAAAAAGGGAGATATCGGTTACATCGTTAGTGTAGGCACGTTTTTACAAACGTCTTATATTTATGCAGTGCATTTCTTAGATTCCACAGGATTTGTTGTAGGTTGTCGTAAAAACGAATTAGAACTTGTTGAGTCAGATTCGTAA
- the nifT gene encoding putative nitrogen fixation protein NifT codes for MKVMLRHNAAGTLIAYVAKKDLEEEVVKQTEGAEGKIFTLANGWELAFPNLPDPLELPQTYEAKRLS; via the coding sequence ATGAAAGTCATGCTACGTCATAATGCTGCTGGAACTTTGATTGCCTACGTTGCTAAGAAAGACCTTGAAGAAGAAGTTGTTAAACAAACTGAAGGAGCAGAAGGCAAGATTTTTACTTTAGCAAATGGTTGGGAATTAGCATTTCCCAATTTGCCAGACCCCCTAGAGTTACCCCAGACTTACGAAGCTAAACGGCTCTCGTAG
- a CDS encoding (2Fe-2S) ferredoxin domain-containing protein — protein MGLSEFNLEGQFLGFVGDTPGKFKYFGLALESEDVQVKIPKELRQLLSLSLVPGEQIRVSGIRKLDTHTGEIKLKAFKIIPLGFCHTQKTPLQQQKCPPKAKILVCQKSGCIKRGGKGLLTELQKILCDRGLSDHVIIERTSCLKCCKSAPNFILQIGKKEYRNLRPEAIVSLLEDYLS, from the coding sequence ATGGGCTTATCAGAATTTAACCTTGAGGGACAGTTTCTTGGTTTTGTAGGTGATACTCCAGGCAAATTTAAATACTTTGGATTGGCTTTAGAATCCGAGGATGTGCAAGTTAAAATTCCCAAAGAGTTGCGTCAACTTCTCAGTTTATCCCTCGTTCCTGGTGAGCAAATTCGTGTGTCTGGTATTAGGAAGCTAGACACGCACACAGGCGAAATTAAATTAAAAGCTTTTAAGATAATACCACTTGGTTTTTGTCACACTCAAAAAACACCCCTTCAACAACAAAAGTGCCCTCCCAAAGCCAAGATTTTAGTTTGTCAAAAATCTGGTTGTATAAAGCGGGGTGGAAAAGGGTTATTAACAGAATTACAAAAGATATTGTGCGATCGCGGTTTATCTGACCACGTCATCATTGAGCGGACTAGCTGTTTAAAATGTTGTAAAAGCGCACCTAATTTTATCTTGCAAATTGGGAAAAAAGAATATAGAAATCTTCGTCCAGAGGCGATTGTATCTTTGCTGGAAGATTATTTGAGTTAA
- the add gene encoding adenosine deaminase has product MQFYTSVQISSTLAHRLEAMPKVEIHVHLEGATDAETIYEMAKRNQVELPVASLDEWKKFYKFRDFNHFIQVYVTASKCIQTPDDYVLMVERFIKHQSEQNIRYSEAFVSVSLHSKKLTDDELLAALSAGMSAGEAKYNSRVNFIADISREYPDTQSKVLEFALKGQEKGIIIGLGLGGIELGNPAQNFAETYKEAKRQGLRVVAHAGEADGAQSIRGAIESLHAERIGHGIRCLEDAELLEELHHSQIPLEVSPQSNYCLGSVPRHQQHPIRQMIDAGLYCTLNSDDPAMFSTSLYNEYVTLAAQGFSWEELWQLNLNTLEASFLSETEKAKYRDQWQEFLLCTHPLKT; this is encoded by the coding sequence ATGCAATTTTATACTTCTGTGCAGATTTCTTCAACACTCGCTCATCGCCTTGAAGCCATGCCGAAAGTAGAAATTCATGTGCATCTTGAAGGTGCAACAGATGCAGAAACCATCTATGAGATGGCTAAACGGAATCAGGTAGAATTACCTGTTGCTTCACTTGATGAATGGAAAAAGTTCTATAAATTTCGGGATTTTAATCATTTTATTCAGGTTTATGTCACTGCTAGCAAGTGTATACAAACACCTGACGATTATGTCTTGATGGTAGAGCGATTCATCAAGCATCAATCAGAGCAAAATATTCGCTACAGTGAAGCCTTTGTGAGTGTTTCCCTACATTCTAAAAAATTAACAGATGATGAATTGCTTGCTGCCCTATCTGCCGGAATGTCTGCTGGCGAAGCTAAATACAATAGCCGTGTGAACTTTATTGCTGACATTTCCCGCGAATATCCTGACACACAAAGCAAAGTTTTAGAGTTTGCCCTTAAAGGTCAGGAAAAAGGAATTATCATTGGTCTTGGTTTAGGTGGAATAGAACTAGGAAACCCAGCACAAAATTTTGCTGAAACTTATAAGGAAGCTAAAAGACAAGGACTCAGAGTGGTCGCTCATGCTGGCGAAGCTGATGGCGCGCAAAGTATTCGTGGTGCGATAGAGAGTTTGCACGCGGAACGTATTGGACACGGGATTAGATGTTTAGAAGATGCAGAACTCCTTGAGGAACTACATCACAGTCAGATACCACTTGAAGTATCACCACAAAGTAACTACTGCTTAGGCAGTGTACCACGTCATCAACAGCATCCAATTCGTCAGATGATTGATGCTGGATTATACTGCACACTCAATTCTGACGATCCAGCCATGTTTTCAACCAGCTTGTATAACGAATATGTGACGCTGGCTGCTCAAGGCTTTTCCTGGGAAGAACTTTGGCAGTTGAATCTTAATACACTTGAAGCCAGTTTTTTAAGCGAAACGGAAAAAGCTAAGTATCGTGACCAGTGGCAGGAATTTTTACTATGTACACATCCGTTGAAAACTTAA
- a CDS encoding ATP-binding protein codes for MLRSLKQWLYRLKVGQKIGLGYTLALGIAISGMVTGSLIGSFYQRQARKLIEDAIEENVLIESLQINLLYAHSRQKSLAFVLSEPEKFWQEYSLFREHIAKARQAWSRLKDSYAKPEIEELTQEVEAFEQLVKKYDNLIEITYFQEIEKLVQQMAPSKSQLKDVETSQKLLVNFNRGPVAFKFESCVKSIDEVEHLVTKEKIAALANLKAMEKLWVEIMLLSIVLSVLTSTLFAIQTSQAISHPLKMVTNLAQKVTQQANFDLQVPVISKDELGVLASSFNYLLQFVRQLFEDQKEANKQLHFYSSNLEEKVQERTQELIRKNLHLQQILRELQLTQAQLMQSEKMSSLGQMVAGIAHEINNPVSFIQGNLIHAQAYTQDLLELIQIYQQHYPIPPKEIQEKIKAIELDFITEDLTKLLNSMSVGTQRITKIVLELRNFSRLNEAEFKKVDIHEGIDSTLMILEHRLKATHEHPQIKVIKEYGQLPLVFCYPGQLNQVFMNTFANAIDALEEAARNSKPPAPMIRIRTQVLDNNWMVIRILDNGSGMTEEVRSKLFDPFFTTKPVGKGTGLGLSISYQIIVEKHGGTLEVNSALGEGTEFVISIPIKQSQ; via the coding sequence ATGTTAAGAAGTTTAAAACAGTGGCTTTACCGTCTTAAGGTCGGTCAAAAAATAGGCTTAGGATATACCCTTGCGCTGGGAATTGCTATTTCTGGGATGGTAACTGGAAGCCTCATTGGCTCTTTCTACCAGCGACAAGCTAGGAAGCTGATAGAGGATGCCATAGAGGAAAATGTTTTGATTGAATCTTTGCAAATTAACCTGTTATACGCACACTCCCGTCAGAAAAGCTTGGCATTTGTCTTATCAGAGCCGGAAAAGTTCTGGCAAGAATATTCCCTTTTTAGGGAACATATTGCTAAGGCGCGTCAAGCATGGTCGAGACTTAAAGATTCTTACGCAAAGCCAGAAATCGAGGAGTTAACGCAAGAGGTGGAAGCGTTTGAGCAGCTTGTGAAAAAATATGACAATTTAATTGAAATAACATATTTTCAAGAAATAGAGAAACTTGTGCAGCAAATGGCTCCCTCTAAATCGCAGTTAAAAGACGTGGAGACATCTCAAAAATTGCTGGTGAATTTTAACCGTGGTCCTGTAGCTTTCAAATTTGAGAGTTGTGTTAAGAGTATAGATGAAGTAGAACACCTGGTTACTAAAGAGAAAATAGCAGCCTTAGCCAACCTTAAAGCTATGGAAAAGCTGTGGGTTGAAATTATGCTGCTTAGTATAGTTCTGTCAGTTTTAACTTCTACTCTGTTTGCTATCCAAACGAGTCAGGCGATTTCCCATCCTTTGAAGATGGTAACTAATTTAGCCCAAAAAGTCACTCAACAAGCGAATTTTGACCTGCAAGTTCCTGTTATCAGCAAAGATGAACTAGGTGTATTAGCTTCCTCTTTCAATTACCTACTTCAATTTGTTAGGCAGTTATTTGAAGACCAGAAGGAAGCAAACAAACAGTTGCACTTTTACAGTTCTAATTTAGAAGAAAAAGTCCAAGAAAGAACTCAGGAATTAATCAGAAAAAATTTGCATCTTCAACAAATACTTAGAGAACTTCAGCTTACCCAAGCTCAACTGATGCAATCTGAAAAAATGTCTAGTTTGGGTCAAATGGTAGCAGGTATTGCCCATGAAATTAATAATCCTGTCAGTTTTATTCAAGGCAATCTCATTCATGCCCAAGCATATACTCAAGATTTACTGGAACTGATACAAATTTATCAACAGCACTACCCAATACCTCCAAAAGAAATTCAAGAGAAAATCAAAGCCATTGAACTTGATTTTATTACAGAAGACTTAACTAAACTCCTTAATTCCATGAGTGTTGGAACACAACGAATTACTAAGATTGTCCTCGAGTTACGAAATTTTTCTCGCCTGAATGAAGCCGAATTTAAAAAAGTGGATATTCATGAAGGCATAGATAGTACGTTAATGATTTTAGAACACCGATTGAAAGCGACGCATGAGCATCCACAAATTAAAGTTATTAAAGAATACGGACAACTGCCTTTAGTCTTTTGCTACCCAGGTCAACTTAACCAGGTGTTTATGAATACCTTCGCCAATGCTATAGATGCCCTTGAAGAGGCGGCGAGGAATAGTAAACCTCCTGCTCCTATGATTCGGATTCGCACTCAGGTACTTGACAACAACTGGATGGTGATACGAATTTTAGACAATGGCTCTGGAATGACCGAAGAAGTACGCTCCAAACTATTTGATCCTTTCTTCACTACAAAACCTGTGGGAAAAGGTACAGGGTTGGGGCTATCAATTAGCTATCAAATTATTGTGGAAAAACATGGAGGAACTTTGGAAGTCAATTCAGCGCTGGGAGAAGGTACAGAATTCGTGATTAGTATTCCCATCAAGCAGTCACAGTAG
- a CDS encoding ATP-binding protein, with protein MLAIETLRQVPLFSKLADERLQWLLDQGVEVWREPGEIHRYEGDPADHVFVLLEGQIRITQKVGNQDILLAMYESKTLFGELPVLMGQTHFWATGRAVTRSHILELPNQVFWEMLSSCTCVMTAILRTMAERLQSVQTISQHREKLVALGTLAAGLAHELNNPASACRRAVGQLRQTRQVLQPLTVKLNQKEMTCDQKAFVAKLQQDALAKLSEGIARARTAARLDPLTQSDREDEVMQWLEAHNVGNSWKLAPTLVTAGLDIEWLENVKKNVGELLVGNVLTWTEITLQEWGLLDELDHCTTRISTLVDAVKDYSYMDRAPLQEINVHEGIESTLTILNHKLKQSHVVITREYDCEVPLISAYGRELNQVWTNLIDNAIDAIHGQEGQIWIRTSCESDFLLVEIADNGSGIPPEVQSHLFEPFFTTKGVGKGTGLGLHIVYGIVVGQHQGDIRVFSQPGDTRFQVRLPMNLSS; from the coding sequence ATGCTTGCTATAGAAACTTTACGCCAAGTTCCTCTCTTTTCCAAACTAGCAGACGAACGGTTGCAATGGCTACTTGATCAAGGTGTTGAAGTATGGCGGGAACCTGGAGAAATTCATCGTTATGAAGGCGACCCTGCTGACCATGTTTTTGTATTGCTAGAAGGTCAAATTCGGATTACACAAAAAGTTGGCAATCAAGACATTTTGTTGGCGATGTACGAATCAAAAACGCTGTTTGGTGAATTGCCTGTGTTAATGGGGCAGACACATTTCTGGGCTACTGGTCGTGCTGTGACTCGTAGCCATATTTTGGAATTGCCAAACCAGGTGTTTTGGGAAATGCTTTCAAGTTGTACTTGTGTCATGACCGCGATTCTACGCACAATGGCAGAAAGGTTGCAATCTGTACAAACGATATCACAGCATAGAGAAAAACTAGTTGCATTGGGAACTTTGGCAGCAGGGTTGGCACACGAGTTGAATAACCCTGCCTCCGCTTGTCGCAGGGCTGTGGGACAATTACGCCAAACCAGGCAGGTGTTGCAGCCTTTAACTGTAAAGCTGAATCAAAAAGAAATGACCTGTGACCAAAAAGCGTTTGTTGCCAAGTTGCAACAAGATGCGTTAGCGAAGCTTTCCGAAGGAATCGCCCGTGCTAGAACAGCAGCCAGACTCGATCCGCTAACACAAAGCGATCGCGAGGACGAGGTGATGCAATGGTTAGAAGCACACAATGTTGGCAATAGCTGGAAACTAGCTCCCACACTGGTGACAGCAGGACTCGACATCGAATGGCTGGAAAATGTTAAGAAGAATGTAGGTGAATTGTTAGTGGGTAATGTCTTGACTTGGACAGAGATAACGTTACAAGAATGGGGATTGTTAGACGAACTTGACCATTGTACGACCCGAATCTCTACCCTAGTTGATGCGGTCAAAGATTATTCTTACATGGATCGAGCACCCCTTCAGGAAATAAACGTACATGAGGGGATAGAAAGTACTCTCACAATTTTGAATCACAAGTTAAAGCAGAGTCATGTAGTGATCACGCGGGAGTATGACTGTGAAGTGCCGCTTATCAGTGCCTATGGCAGAGAACTCAATCAAGTTTGGACGAATTTGATTGATAATGCGATCGATGCCATTCATGGGCAAGAAGGTCAAATCTGGATTCGTACCAGTTGCGAAAGTGACTTTTTGCTTGTGGAGATTGCTGATAATGGTTCCGGAATTCCCCCAGAGGTTCAGTCTCATCTTTTCGAGCCATTTTTCACGACTAAAGGTGTGGGTAAGGGTACCGGGTTAGGTTTGCATATTGTCTATGGTATTGTTGTGGGACAGCATCAGGGTGATATTCGGGTGTTCTCCCAGCCAGGAGACACAAGGTTTCAGGTGCGGTTGCCAATGAATTTGTCGTCATGA